The DNA window TTAAATCTGAAACTGTTTGCTCATAACATAATTCACTTTCTCCACCAACACCATACATTCGTCTTGCTTTTCCTTTAATAGGATCAATAACTAGATCTATATCTTCTACTGCATCTGTATCAAATATTGTATTGGAAGACCCTGTATCCAATAAAACATTTTTAAGAATTTTTTCTTTATCTTTATACTTTATTGTTATTTCTACTAAAGGTAATCCATCCTCCATACGGATTTTCATTACATGCTCCTCCTTCTTACTCCCATGAATCTTTGTTCGATTACTTCAATTTCTTCATTAGAAGTATGAAAGATATATAGTTCCCTTGATGGATCACTTAAATGTAAACTTTTATATTCTTTCCACGCATCCGTAGAATCAGTATGATTCGATATAACTGCCATATCTTGAATAACTCTTTTATTATCTATAGAATTAGCTTTCAATGCTTCTACTAATACCCACCTGTTAGCATATTGTGTTCTTACATCATGCCATTTCATAAAATCCCCTCCAATCAGGAAGTTTTATTTGTTAGTTTTATTATATCATAATTTCTACACTTCAATTCTGACTTCTCACCGTACTCTAAGCAAAACATTATGATAAAAGATTTTTTTTCTTTATCAAAAGCCAATATATCCAATCTAAAATTATCTTCAATACTCTGATTATAATAGCTTCAACAGTTTACTGTATAAACCTAGAACTGACACTAGAATACTCTCTATACTTTAGGTATCTAGCAAGAATACCACTAGGAGAATTTCTCTTTTTATCAAGGATTCGACAATCCCCTATAACGACAAATGAATCTTTCGCTCTTGAAACAGCAACATTGAGCATATTAACTCCTCTATCAGAAAAATAAGATTGTTTATTTCGTTCAGTATACACTG is part of the Crassaminicella profunda genome and encodes:
- a CDS encoding retropepsin-like aspartic protease; protein product: MKIRMEDGLPLVEITIKYKDKEKILKNVLLDTGSSNTIFDTDAVEDIDLVIDPIKGKARRMYGVGGESELCYEQTVSDLTIEEFILRDFTVQLGITRENYGFDAILGVDFMYKNGIMIDFKNLAVNK